TTTTAATATCCTCCGCATGTTCCGGTGTCCTGCATATAATTAAACACGTATCATCACCGCAGATGGTTCCCATAATCTCTTCCCAATCTAAATTATCAATTAAGACACCCACTGCGTGCGCATTACCGGGGAGTGTTTTTAAAATAATAAAATGACTGGCATTTTCAATTTTGACAAACGTATCTACAATCAACCGCTGCAGTTTCTGTAATGGATTAAACCGCTGATCTGCAGGTAAGCTGTACTTATACTCCCCGGTACTTGTCGGTACTTTTACCAATTGCAATTCTTTAATATCCCGGGAAACGGTTGCTTGGGTTACGTTATAGCCAAGATTTTTCAATGAATCAACCAGCTCATCCTGTGTTTCAATGATATTTTCGGTAATTAATTCACGAATTTTTATATGACGCTGTATTTTACTCATTTACAAACCCTCCTTTATTATGACGCTGCTAAAATTATTGGATTAATGCCTGCTGCGCTTCCTCCACAACCTTTTCTAAAACAACTTCTTTAGACGTTCCTTTATTTTTCCATTTAAAATGCGCCAAAAATTCAATGTTCCCTTCTGTTCCTTTGATGGGTGAATATGTGATATCCATTAAGGTAAAAGAAGCTTCCTGAGCGTAATGGATTACTTTCTCCAAAACCTCCAGGTGAATTGCCGGATCTCTTACAATTCCTTTTTCACCAACCTGCTCTCGAAGTGCTTCAAATTGAGGTTTTATTAATGCAATCACATCATTTTTTTCATGAAGCAATGTCGCAAGCACAGGAAAAATATGCTTTAAAGAAATAAAAGACACATCGATAGAAGCTACCTCAGGACAGCCGGAATATAACATATCCGGGGTAACATGCCTGAAATTTGTTCTCTCCATACTGATAACGCTGGGGTCATTACGGAGCTTCCAATCCAATTGATTATAGCCGACATCAATCGCATAACATTTTTTAGCGCCATTTTTTAAAGCACAGTCTGTAAAGCCTCCTGTTGATGAGCCGATATCCATAAAGATCTTATCTGTTACATCTACCGAAAAAGATTGAAGTGCTTTTTCAAGCTTATAACCGCCTCTGCCTACGTATTTTAAAGTCTTGTCTTTGATTCGGAGTGGTTTTTCGACAGCAATAAGACTTCCGGGTTTATCCATGCGCTCCTCCCCGGAATACACCAATCCTGCCATACAAGCCCGTTTTGCACTTTCCATGTCTTCTGCCAATTCTCGTTCCACCAACAATTCAGCAATTTTTTTCTTTTTTTTCATAAACCTGTTCCTTTACCTGTTTAATGGTCTCTTTCACTAAAGTAATCCGTTAACGCTCTTAAAAGAGAATCCTCTGCGTCCGCTAATTTTAAGCTTTCATATGCTTTTTTTACATATTTTTCTTTTTGAGCCATTGCACCATCAAGTCCTAACAATTTTGGATAAGTACTTTTTTCATTCAGCTCATCGCTTCCGACAGGCTTACCTAACTTTTCTTCTTCTCCGGAAACATCAAGAATATCATCCTGCACTTGAAAAATAAGCCCTAAATAGTGTGCATATTTCTCTAAATAATGTAGTTGATCCGCTGTCGCATCCGCTAAATATGCTCCTGCATAAATCGCAAACCGGATGAGTTCTCCTGTTTTTAATGTATGAATTTCTTCCATTTTCTCTAAAGAGACAGACTGTTTTTCAGCTTCCATATCAAGTATTTGTCCGCCGACCATCCCTTTAGGACCACTGCAGGCTGTTAACGTTTTGGTAAGGGTTACTTTCTGATCTGAGCTGAGCAATGGATCGCTTAAAATCAGCTCAAAACTGTATGTTAACAATGCATCACCGGCAAGAATCGCTGTCGCTTCATCAAACTTTTTATGATTCGTTAACATACCACGGCGGTAATCATCGTCATCCATCGCCGGCAAATCGTCATGAATGAGTGAGTAGGTATGTACCATTTCAAGAGCAATAGCGGATGACATTGCTTTTTGTACATCCTCCCCGTATGCTTCGTAGCTTGCAAATAATAAAATCGGACGTAATCTTTTTCCGCCTGCATCTAAAGAATACAGCATTGATGATTTCAGATTATCCGGTATTTCAAGTTTATCAAAGCAGCTTGCATATGCTTTTTCCAATTCTTCCCGATAATATGTTAAATAGGCTTGCAATCGTTCATGCATCTTACTTGTCCTCCTCTACATCAAACGGTTCCAGTTCACCCTGCTCATTTAAAATTGTAACCATCTTTTCCTGTACATTGGTTAATTTTTCATTGCAAAGCTTGGAAAGTTTCATTCCATCATGATAATACTCAATAGCCTGCTCCAGAGGGACATCGCCTTCTTCCAATTTTTTTACGATGACTTCCAATTTTTCCATTGCCTGCTCAAATGTTAATTGATCTTCATTCTTCTCTTCCGCCACTTTGTTCTGCCTCCTTTATCTTCTGTACTTTTGTCTGTACATATCCATCTTGTAACTGTACATCCATCGGATCTCCCTCGCTCACATCATTCACTGATTTGATCACTTTGCCATCCTGATTGTAGCTGATACCGTATCCACGAGCCATGATAGCGAGCGGATTAACCAATGTTAGTTTATTGATAGAAGCTTGCAAATCACTTTCCGATTTGGTGAGCACTTGTTTCATGGATTTATTCAGGTTTGACAGCAGTGTCTTACTTTTTTCAGATGCAATTTTGATTTCCTGCTCTGGATGCTGTGTATCCAGTCTCTGTTTGAGATGCGTATACGAAATGCGTTTCTGTTCAATCCTTACCTTCAACGATTTATTTAACGTATCCAGCATATTATCCAACTCTTGTTCTTTTTGAGCAAGTAACTGTTTCGGATATTTAAATGCATAAGTTTGGCTTAAAGCTTCCAGGCGGTTTTGATGCATTTGCATATCTGAACGCATATATTGAGTGAGCCGCTGCTTCAAGTACGACACTTTATCCAGCTGCTCTTTTTGTGAAGGAACAGCTAATTCAGCTGCTCCCGTCGGTGTTGGCGCCCGTAAATCAGCTACAAAATCAGCAATCGTTGTATCCGTTTCATGTCCCACCGCAGAAATCACGGGGATATGAGAAGCATCAATCGCTCTTGCCACTGCCTCTTCATTAAAGCTCCATAATTCTTCAATCGAACCTCCGCCGCGTCCGACAATTAATACATCATATTCATTCGGAAATGCATTTGCATACTGTATTTTTTTTACAATTGAATTGACAGCCTGCGGTCCCTGTACAGATACGGGCAAGACCGTAATCTTCACAGAAGGCGACCTTCTTTCAATCGTTGTCACAATATCACGTACAGCTGCTCCTGTCGGTGATGTAATAACACCGACATGATTAGGATAAACAGGAATTTCTTTTTTCTGGTCAGGAAGAAATAAGCCTTCTGCTTGCAATTTTTCTTTTAATTGCTCAAAAGCTTGGTATAGTGCGCCAATACCGTCTGGTTCCATTTCACGAATATAGAGCTGATACTGTCCATTAGCTTCATACACACTTACTTCTCCTCGAATAAGTACACTCATACCGTTTTCCGGCCGAAAGACAAGCTTGCTGTTATTGGAAGAAAACATCACTGCCTGAATACGGGCGTTGTCATCTTTGATGGTCATATACATATGTCCGCGGCTGTGATGTTTAAAATTAGATATTTCCCCACGCAGCCAAACCTGGCGCAAGTGGGGGTCTGTATCTATCTTACGCTTGACATACCTTGTCAGTGCAGTAACTGTTAAATAATTGTCTTTCACTTTTCAGCCAATCCTTTTGCGGCTTCAATGGTATTTTTTAAAAGCATTGTAATCGTCATCGGACCGACTCCGCGGGGAACAGGTGTAATATAAGCAGCTTTTTCTTTCGCGCTTTCAAATTCTACGTCACCAGTCAGCTTCCCGTTTTCCATACGGTTAATACCAACATCGATTACGGTCGCTCCTTCTTTCACATAGCTTCCATCAACAGCATGCTGTCTGCCCATTGCAACCACTAAAATATCTGCTTCCGACGCTATTTCACGGAGATTCTTTGTACGGGAATGACAGTATGTAACCGTCGCATTTCTTTCCAACAGCAATAACCCCATCGGTTTTCCGACAATATTGCTGCGGCCGATAATCACTGCATGCTTCCCTTCCATATCAATATGCTTCGATTCCAGCATCGTCAAAATACCAAAAGGGGTGCACGGTAAAAAGGTTTCTTCTCCATTCACAAGTTTTCCGATGTTAACCGGGTGGAAACCGTCCACGTCTTTTAACGGGGAAATGGCGTGAATCACTTGCTGTTCATCGATATGGTCAGGTAAAGGTAATTGAACAAGAATACCATGTACATTTTTATTATTATTTTGCTCTTCAATAATCTGTAACAGCTCTTGCTCCGATACGGATTCAGGAAGTTCAATCAGGTCCGATGAAATACCAGTATAATCACAAGCTTTTTCTTTTCCTCTCACATACGATTTGGAAGCAGGGTCATCTCCTACTAAAATAACGGTTAAATGCGGATGGATTTGCTGCTGTTGTTTTAATGTTGCTACTTCTTGTTTCATTTCTTCTTTTAATTGATCGGAAAGTTCTCTTCCATTTAATAATTCTGCAGT
The nucleotide sequence above comes from Oceanobacillus timonensis. Encoded proteins:
- the ahrC gene encoding transcriptional regulator AhrC/ArgR codes for the protein MSKIQRHIKIRELITENIIETQDELVDSLKNLGYNVTQATVSRDIKELQLVKVPTSTGEYKYSLPADQRFNPLQKLQRLIVDTFVKIENASHFIILKTLPGNAHAVGVLIDNLDWEEIMGTICGDDTCLIICRTPEHAEDIKNRLIGML
- a CDS encoding TlyA family RNA methyltransferase, which translates into the protein MKKKKKIAELLVERELAEDMESAKRACMAGLVYSGEERMDKPGSLIAVEKPLRIKDKTLKYVGRGGYKLEKALQSFSVDVTDKIFMDIGSSTGGFTDCALKNGAKKCYAIDVGYNQLDWKLRNDPSVISMERTNFRHVTPDMLYSGCPEVASIDVSFISLKHIFPVLATLLHEKNDVIALIKPQFEALREQVGEKGIVRDPAIHLEVLEKVIHYAQEASFTLMDITYSPIKGTEGNIEFLAHFKWKNKGTSKEVVLEKVVEEAQQALIQ
- a CDS encoding polyprenyl synthetase family protein → MHERLQAYLTYYREELEKAYASCFDKLEIPDNLKSSMLYSLDAGGKRLRPILLFASYEAYGEDVQKAMSSAIALEMVHTYSLIHDDLPAMDDDDYRRGMLTNHKKFDEATAILAGDALLTYSFELILSDPLLSSDQKVTLTKTLTACSGPKGMVGGQILDMEAEKQSVSLEKMEEIHTLKTGELIRFAIYAGAYLADATADQLHYLEKYAHYLGLIFQVQDDILDVSGEEEKLGKPVGSDELNEKSTYPKLLGLDGAMAQKEKYVKKAYESLKLADAEDSLLRALTDYFSERDH
- a CDS encoding exodeoxyribonuclease VII small subunit, whose protein sequence is MAEEKNEDQLTFEQAMEKLEVIVKKLEEGDVPLEQAIEYYHDGMKLSKLCNEKLTNVQEKMVTILNEQGELEPFDVEEDK
- the xseA gene encoding exodeoxyribonuclease VII large subunit, with amino-acid sequence MKDNYLTVTALTRYVKRKIDTDPHLRQVWLRGEISNFKHHSRGHMYMTIKDDNARIQAVMFSSNNSKLVFRPENGMSVLIRGEVSVYEANGQYQLYIREMEPDGIGALYQAFEQLKEKLQAEGLFLPDQKKEIPVYPNHVGVITSPTGAAVRDIVTTIERRSPSVKITVLPVSVQGPQAVNSIVKKIQYANAFPNEYDVLIVGRGGGSIEELWSFNEEAVARAIDASHIPVISAVGHETDTTIADFVADLRAPTPTGAAELAVPSQKEQLDKVSYLKQRLTQYMRSDMQMHQNRLEALSQTYAFKYPKQLLAQKEQELDNMLDTLNKSLKVRIEQKRISYTHLKQRLDTQHPEQEIKIASEKSKTLLSNLNKSMKQVLTKSESDLQASINKLTLVNPLAIMARGYGISYNQDGKVIKSVNDVSEGDPMDVQLQDGYVQTKVQKIKEAEQSGGREE
- the folD gene encoding bifunctional methylenetetrahydrofolate dehydrogenase/methenyltetrahydrofolate cyclohydrolase FolD yields the protein MTAELLNGRELSDQLKEEMKQEVATLKQQQQIHPHLTVILVGDDPASKSYVRGKEKACDYTGISSDLIELPESVSEQELLQIIEEQNNNKNVHGILVQLPLPDHIDEQQVIHAISPLKDVDGFHPVNIGKLVNGEETFLPCTPFGILTMLESKHIDMEGKHAVIIGRSNIVGKPMGLLLLERNATVTYCHSRTKNLREIASEADILVVAMGRQHAVDGSYVKEGATVIDVGINRMENGKLTGDVEFESAKEKAAYITPVPRGVGPMTITMLLKNTIEAAKGLAEK